CTCCTGGGCCTGGACCTGCCGCGCCATCCAGGAGTGCCGCCCATCCGCCCCGACGACCACTCTGGCGCGCTCCTCATAGGCGCGGCCCGCCTCGGTTACTCCCACGCCGACGACACGGTCGCCGTCCCACAGCAGCGCGCTGGCCGACTGGCTCATCCGTAGCTCGACGCCCGGCAACGAAGCCGCGTGCCGCGCCAGGATGTCGTCCAGCACGATCCGCCGGACCATCATGTTGTAGGCGGCCGGGTCGCCCTCTGGGAATCGGTAGCGCAGGACCGCATCGCCAACCGCCGAGTAGTAGCCGCGCCGGGCCGGTGCGCCCACCGCCCGAATGGCGGGCCAGACGCCCAGCTCCTGCCAGCGGCGCTCGGTCGGATGCTCCCAGGAACCCTGTCGCGGGACGTAGGCGGGAAACTGCGCGCGGTCGATCAGCAGCGTTCGCAGGCCGGCCCGGCCGAGGTACATCGCCAGCGTACTGCCGGCAACTCTCGCCCCGACGACGATCGCGTCCCAGGTCTGGCGCGAGCCCCCCACGGGAGACCCCTTTCCGTTCGGTGGCTTCCACCCTGAAGCCGAGCGCCGCACCGATACCTCAGCGTACACCAAACCGGGCCAGTGGGAGGCCCGCGCGCTTCGTCGTGGAGCAGGACGCCGCGGCCCAGGCCGCCCCCATCCCATCCGCTCGATTTGTCGCCGCCGCGTAACGCTCCCCAGGTACGATGAAGACAGTACAACAGGCGCGCGCCACTGGCGGCCCTCGCCGGCGGCCCTCGCTGGCGAAGAGACACGGCGCGCGCCTGGCAAGGAGCAACACGATGGCTGGATGGGGTGGCACCTCGCTCCGCATCTCTCCCGACCAGTTTCCGGATCCCGACCTCGACATCGAAGCCACCGGCGGCGAGCAGTCAGTGATCCTGGGCGGCGGCTGCTTCTGGTGCGTCGAGGCCGTCTTCGAGCAGGTCGAGGGCGTGCTGGGCCTGACCTCCGGGTACGCGGGCGGCAGCGCCAAGACGGCGGACTACAAGACCGTCTGCACCGGACGGACCGGGCATGCTGAGGTGGTGCAGATCCGCTTCGACCCGAGCATCCTCAGCTACGGACAGGTGCTGAAGCTGTTCCTGTCCGTGGCCCACGATCCGACCACGCTCAATCGGCAGGGCGCGGACGTCGGCACGCAGTACCGCTCGGTCATCTTCTACCAGGACGCCGAGCAGAAGCGCGTCGCCGAGGCGTACATCGACCAGTTGGACGCGGCTGGCGTCTTCGACAAGAAGATCGTCACCAGCCTTGAGCCGCTGGAGACGTTCTACGTGGGCGAGGACTACCACCAGGGGTATGCGTCCGCCAATCCGTACCAGCCGTACATCATGGCCGTCGCTGCGCCGAAGGTGGAGAAGCTCCAGACCTACTTCGCGGACCGGCTCAAGGGCGCGAAGAGCGGGGCCGGCCCGCGCTGAACCGTGCGGAACGCCCGATGCACCTCACCAAGGCAACACTGTCATCCTGAACGCAGTGCAGGACCTCACCCGCTGACGCGAACGTTGCCGGTCAGCGGGTGAGATCCTTCGCTGCGCTCAGGATGACAGTGTCCCAGGATGACAGTGTCGCAGGATGACAACGTCGCAGGATGACAACGCCCCAGGATGACAGTGTCGCAGGATGACAACGTCGCAGGATGACAACGCCCCAGGATGACAGTGTCGCAGGATGACAGTGTCCCAGGATGACAACGTCGCAGGATGACAACGTCCCAGGATGACAACGTCGCAGGATGACAACGTCCCAGGGTGACAGTGTCTGTTGCGCGCTCTACACGAGATCGCGGACAGCTTCGGCACCCAACTGCCCGCCCGATGCTGCTGTTCTTCTCAATACTCACGGCGTGTATACTGAGAGCGGCGCAACTTTCCG
The DNA window shown above is from Chloroflexota bacterium and carries:
- the msrA gene encoding peptide-methionine (S)-S-oxide reductase MsrA, encoding MAGWGGTSLRISPDQFPDPDLDIEATGGEQSVILGGGCFWCVEAVFEQVEGVLGLTSGYAGGSAKTADYKTVCTGRTGHAEVVQIRFDPSILSYGQVLKLFLSVAHDPTTLNRQGADVGTQYRSVIFYQDAEQKRVAEAYIDQLDAAGVFDKKIVTSLEPLETFYVGEDYHQGYASANPYQPYIMAVAAPKVEKLQTYFADRLKGAKSGAGPR